ACGTTTCGTAGAGACGCCCGTAGTCGCCCATCACCGGGTCTATGAGCGTGAACACGCCGTTTTTCTTGAATGTCTTGATGAAGTCGATGACGATGTCCACCTGTTCCTCAGAGCCGAGGAAGCCGGTTGCGATGGCGTCGAAGCTCATGTCCAGATCCTTGTACGTCTGGATGTAGTCGCGCATCTTGGAGGTGTAATCGTCAAAGAAATACTTGGGGAACTGCGTATGTGTCGAGAGGATTGCGGTAGGCACTGCGACCGCCTGGATTTTCATGGCCGAGATGACGGGAGCCATGACGGCAACCGAGCAGCGGCCGAATCCGGTGATATCGTTGATGAGGGCAATCTTCTTCTGTGGCATAGCAATTACAAATTTAAAAATTAATCAACAGTAATGGTTCTTATGTTTTATTCGTTATTTTATTTTTTCTCAAGAAAAGCGTTATGCGGGAGGGGCCCCAGCTCAGAGTTGCGAAGGCCGCACGGGCCCCTCCCTGCACCCTCCCCATCCTTGGCCGACGCTTCCATTCTCTAAACGACAACTTATTTTCCTTTTTCTATTACTAACTATCTCGCTACAACTAGGTCTCTTTTTTTCTAATTAGCACGCGGGTGGAGGCGAGGGCTGCCGATACGATGACGGCAAGGAGCGTAGGGCCGAGGAAAACGGAATCCTGGTGTACGGCCACCTGATAGACAACAAAGCCCGCAAGCCAAGAGAAAAGGTTCCAGAGCCAGAAAGATTTCTTGGGTTCAGAACTGCGCTCGAAGTAAAAAGAGACAAGCAGCACCGCAGCCATGGGCGCGAACACCGACGCAATCAAGTACAAAAAGCTAATGTAGTGTTCCATTATTCCCGAGATGGCAAGGGCGGCGCTCAAAAGGCTCACGACAACGCCCGCAACCTTCGGGTTGATTTTGCCGTAAATTGCCTTGGAAGATTCGCCTGCGGAGTTCGCGGCAAGGAAGTTCGTCGTGACGGTCGAGAGCACCACGATGATGATGCCCGGGATGCCGAGACCCGCAAGAAGGATGGCCTGCGCGATATTGTTGTTTGCACCGATGCCTGCAATCTCGATGCCGATGATGTACATCCAGAGGCTCGCGAACGTGTAGGCCGCCGCAGAAACTGCGGTTGCCTTCACCGGATTTTCCACGTCTTTCGTGTAGTCCGAAATCACCGGAAGCCAGGAGATGGGCATAGCGATGGAAATCTCGAAGATATTCCAGAAGCCGAGTAGCGCCACGGAACCAGCGGCGGCCCCGGCGGCAACGCCGGCGACGGTCGTGCCCGAAGCATCGTTAATTCCAAATAACTTAACAGAAAGAACTGCAAGCAAAATGGCGAGAGCGGCCATCACGACCGTCGTCACGGTCGCGGAGCGCCTGAGCCCCACAAAAACCCAAATGGCAATCAAGACCGCAAGAAT
Above is a window of uncultured Fibrobacter sp. DNA encoding:
- a CDS encoding cytosine permease, giving the protein MEKRTGLFSNGIIWFGVAISVSEIEAGIEIGAAAGDSLWLPLIFGHVLGGILLFFVGLIGARVRLNAMETTASTFGKYGSRFFAALNVFQLLAWVAVLNAQGASALAGLSLPISFPLTCVILAVLIAIWVFVGLRRSATVTTVVMAALAILLAVLSVKLFGINDASGTTVAGVAAGAAAGSVALLGFWNIFEISIAMPISWLPVISDYTKDVENPVKATAVSAAAYTFASLWMYIIGIEIAGIGANNNIAQAILLAGLGIPGIIIVVLSTVTTNFLAANSAGESSKAIYGKINPKVAGVVVSLLSAALAISGIMEHYISFLYLIASVFAPMAAVLLVSFYFERSSEPKKSFWLWNLFSWLAGFVVYQVAVHQDSVFLGPTLLAVIVSAALASTRVLIRKKET